ATGACCCGCTTCTCGCCCTTGGAGTTCATGGCTTCCACCTTCTCGATCAGGTGATCATCCACAAAGACACCTTTTTTCAAGCTACGTGGCATGGTTTACCTCTACTTCCGGCGCGAGATGATGAAGCGGCTGGAGGGCTTCCTCTTCCCCCGGGTCTTGCGGCCCTTGGTCTGCCAACCCCAGGGCGAGGCCGGCGGGCGACCACGCGGAGCCCGGCCCTCACCCCCACCGTGGGGGTGGTCTACCGGGTTCATGACCGTACCCCGCACGTGAGGCTTACGGCCTTTCCAGCGGCTGCGCCCCGCTTTGCCGAGCTGGATGTTCTTGTGATCGGCGTTGCCCACCACACCGATGGTGGCGTAGCTCTCCGCGTGAACCCGGCGCAGCTCACCGGAGGGAAGGCGCAAGATCACGTAATCGCCCTCGCGGCCTTGTACCTGAACGCTGGTCCCGGCGCTGCGGGCCAGCTTGGCACCCTTGCCGGGCTCGAGCTCCACCGAGTGGATCACCGTACCAACCGGGATAAACCGCAGCGGTAGGGCGTTGCCCACCGCGACTGGGGCCTCGGGGCCACTTTGTACCTGGGCTCCCACCTGCAAGCCGTCGGGGGCGATGATGTAGCGCTTCTCGCCGTCGGCGTAAAAGAGCAGGGCGATGCGGGCGGAGCGGTTGGGATCGTACTCAATCGCGCTCACCTTGGCGGGGATCCCGGCCTTGTCGCGGCGGTAGAAATCGATGATCCGGTAGCGGCGCTTGTGTCCGCCTCCGCGGAATCGGCTGGTGGTACGGCCCTGGTTGTTGCGCCCACCGGTCTTCTTGAGGGGCCTGAGCAAAGAGCGCTCCGGCTTGTCCTTGGTAATCTCGGAAAAGTCCGC
The Meiothermus sp. Pnk-1 genome window above contains:
- the rplB gene encoding 50S ribosomal protein L2, whose translation is MPVKKFRPYTPTRRFATVADFSEITKDKPERSLLRPLKKTGGRNNQGRTTSRFRGGGHKRRYRIIDFYRRDKAGIPAKVSAIEYDPNRSARIALLFYADGEKRYIIAPDGLQVGAQVQSGPEAPVAVGNALPLRFIPVGTVIHSVELEPGKGAKLARSAGTSVQVQGREGDYVILRLPSGELRRVHAESYATIGVVGNADHKNIQLGKAGRSRWKGRKPHVRGTVMNPVDHPHGGGEGRAPRGRPPASPWGWQTKGRKTRGKRKPSSRFIISRRK